The Cystobacter ferrugineus genome includes the window GACAAGGCTCGGTAGAGACCAGCGGACACGACAGGCGACCGCTACGGAGGAAACGTCACGTTACCAAGGGTGACAGTACGCTGGCGCTCCGCATCCCAAAGCGTGAGGATGTACGAGCCACGAGCCTCTTTCTCCGTGGCGAGCAACTCCACGACAACGCGCCCCTGCTCTCCCGGCTCTCCTGGCGCGGCCGGGAGGATGGTCTCGGACAGCCAGAGCGGGAGCGGCTTCAACACCTCGCCCTTGGGGCTACGAAGCACCGCACCCGCCGCCGTCCACGGCACCGGGCCCGGATTCGTGAACGACACCTCTACCGCAACCCGATCCTTGGCGCGGTAGCCCGTAACGGTGTGATAGCTAAGGGAGTTGCTCTCTTTCGCCGTGACATCCCACGTCAGTTCCTTGACGGCAACACCCCGGAAGCGATCCACGAGGCCGGAAGCAATGGCACCGCGCAATCCGTCCGGCACGGCGCGCCCGGCACGGAGCTGCTGTACTTCCGCCCGACATTGCCGAGCGTCGGACTCGGCATCCTTCGCCACCTGCTGGAAGTAGGCAACTGAGCGCCCCTGACGCAGCACCTTCACCTCCTGCATTCCGAGCCCAGGGTGCACGATGAGCTCGAAGGTGGTGCATGCCGGTGCGGTCTCGTCGGCGAAGCACACCTCCACGTCGGCCCGTTTTCCAGCGACGAGGTTGTCGCGGGGCACCAGCGTGAAGGTCTGCCGCCCGGCTGACCAATCCTCGAACCACCCCTGGTCCCCAATCTTCAGGGATTGTTGTTGGAGCGGCGAGTCGAAGCGGAAGGTAATGGGTAGGCCAGGGCCGATACACACCACGGGTGGCTTGGTCGAGGGTGAAGCCGACAGCTCGATACGCGGGCTCGCCGCCTCGCACTCGTCCACGGTCGTAGCCGCGGACGCGTCGACGGTAGAGGACGCGAGAGCCAGCGCAAGAAGGCCGGTAGGAGATGCGGGGAGCACGGACGGTCAACCTTCAGGAAGGCGCGGGGAGTCGCCCCAGGAGAAAAGGCCTCTACCACACCTCCATGCGCGAAGAGCCCGGCCTACGGCCTGCCGGGCCCACGTACGTCCTTACTCGAAGTGGTCCACGGCCTCGACCTGCGCTGTGGACCCAACCACAGGAGAGTCAGGCCCACCGTCACGCATATACCCAGTGCCCCGTTGCCTTCCGTACTGGAGTTCCAGGCATACGGGGTAGATCTGTCCGCCCTTCGACTTGGCCTGCTTGGCCTGGGTGAAGCGCCCGT containing:
- a CDS encoding DUF2381 family protein, producing the protein MLPASPTGLLALALASSTVDASAATTVDECEAASPRIELSASPSTKPPVVCIGPGLPITFRFDSPLQQQSLKIGDQGWFEDWSAGRQTFTLVPRDNLVAGKRADVEVCFADETAPACTTFELIVHPGLGMQEVKVLRQGRSVAYFQQVAKDAESDARQCRAEVQQLRAGRAVPDGLRGAIASGLVDRFRGVAVKELTWDVTAKESNSLSYHTVTGYRAKDRVAVEVSFTNPGPVPWTAAGAVLRSPKGEVLKPLPLWLSETILPAAPGEPGEQGRVVVELLATEKEARGSYILTLWDAERQRTVTLGNVTFPP